One genomic region from Candidatus Bathyarchaeia archaeon encodes:
- a CDS encoding class I SAM-dependent methyltransferase, with translation MEACSLFIAPYVPTPLPVVRHMLILAQLKPGEVFFDLGAGDGRTVIMAAKEFGARAVGVELREDLAKRALSTVYEEGLQDRVTIVNGDMFNVDLSSADVVFLYLTTSANEKIKPKLEAELRPGARVVSHDYEIVGWRPLKVENFCENPKLGYPSHTIYLYKKV, from the coding sequence ATGGAGGCATGCTCACTGTTCATCGCCCCATATGTCCCGACACCGCTCCCAGTCGTCCGCCACATGCTTATTTTGGCACAGCTAAAACCCGGAGAAGTTTTCTTCGACCTCGGCGCCGGAGACGGCAGAACAGTGATAATGGCGGCTAAGGAGTTTGGCGCAAGAGCGGTAGGCGTGGAACTACGCGAGGACCTTGCAAAAAGAGCTCTAAGCACAGTCTATGAGGAGGGACTCCAAGACAGAGTAACAATAGTTAATGGCGACATGTTCAACGTTGACCTCTCATCCGCCGACGTTGTATTCCTATACCTAACCACAAGCGCCAACGAAAAGATAAAACCAAAACTTGAGGCTGAGCTTAGGCCTGGAGCCCGCGTGGTTTCCCATGACTACGAAATTGTGGGATGGAGACCTTTAAAGGTGGAAAACTTCTGCGAAAACCCCAAGCTTGGGTACCCATCCCACACAATATACCTATACAAGAAAGTTTAA
- a CDS encoding YkgJ family cysteine cluster protein has protein sequence MLFVPWQYIADWKCNTCGLCCKAYSVVLNFQEWLKIVKNYGVETTVSGLNKLYLRRKTDGSCIFLYKVADMHLCGLQHMKPTACKLWPFKILATPKFGYAKEALYPYGGKTLYVYADSTCTGLIYGRPTWEFTNQTIKEFIEIAIGVRSDQKRSKADIGFIQQYPLIRRLF, from the coding sequence ATGCTGTTCGTTCCATGGCAGTATATTGCAGACTGGAAATGCAACACTTGCGGCTTGTGCTGCAAAGCCTACAGCGTAGTCCTAAACTTCCAAGAATGGCTAAAAATAGTAAAAAACTACGGCGTTGAAACAACAGTTTCAGGCTTAAACAAGCTATACTTGCGAAGAAAAACAGATGGCTCATGCATATTCCTCTACAAAGTGGCGGACATGCACCTATGTGGACTGCAACACATGAAACCGACGGCGTGCAAACTCTGGCCCTTCAAAATTTTAGCCACCCCAAAATTTGGATATGCAAAAGAGGCACTATACCCCTATGGCGGAAAAACCCTATACGTATATGCTGACTCCACATGCACCGGACTAATCTATGGAAGACCAACATGGGAGTTTACAAATCAAACCATAAAAGAGTTTATAGAAATCGCTATAGGAGTTCGCAGTGACCAAAAAAGAAGTAAGGCAGATATTGGCTTTATCCAACAATACCCCTTAATAAGGCGACTTTTCTAG
- a CDS encoding thioesterase family protein gives MPKSFKTLYRVSWVDTDAAQIVHFSNFFRFAERAEEEFYKHLGFIDWFGLKDVIMPRVEAFCQFKKPARFNDLLEIELTVEELREKAVKYGFKIYNKEKAELLANGYLVAVAVNRHTLKATQIPKDVAEKLKAYCNSGEEKEK, from the coding sequence ATGCCTAAATCTTTTAAAACATTGTATAGAGTTTCATGGGTGGACACAGACGCTGCCCAAATAGTCCACTTCTCAAACTTCTTCAGATTCGCTGAAAGAGCAGAAGAAGAATTTTACAAGCACCTCGGATTCATAGACTGGTTTGGCTTAAAAGACGTGATAATGCCACGAGTTGAAGCCTTCTGCCAATTCAAGAAGCCAGCAAGGTTCAACGACTTGCTAGAAATAGAGCTCACAGTGGAAGAACTAAGGGAAAAAGCAGTAAAATACGGGTTCAAAATATACAACAAGGAAAAAGCAGAACTGCTGGCCAACGGCTATCTGGTGGCAGTTGCTGTGAATAGACACACGTTAAAAGCCACACAAATCCCAAAAGATGTTGCTGAAAAGCTAAAAGCTTATTGTAATAGCGGCGAAGAGAAGGAAAAATAA